GGTTCCCTCTGCTGCACAACCTTCAGAAAATGTTGGGGTTTATCCCATTATTGATGCGGAATTTCTGGAAGATGGAGTAACCGTCTCAACGGAGGAAGAACCCCAAATCATTGAGGAACCTCCTGTTAATTATCAACCGGAAATTCCTTTGGAAGAAACCCCAATTATTGAGGAAACTCCTGTTAATTATCAATCGGAAATTCCTTTGGAAGAAACCCCAATTATTGAGGAAACTCCTGTTAATTATCAATCGGAAATTCTACCGGAAGAAAACCCAATTATTGAAGAACCTCCTGTTAATTATCAATCGGAAATTTTCTTGGAAGAACCCCAAATTATTCAGGAACCTTCTGTTAATTATCAATCGGAAATTCCCTTGGAAGAACCCCAAATTATTCAGGAAACTCCCTCTGAGGTGGAGACATGGTTTGAACAAGGAATTCAACAAGACGAAGCCGGAGATTTTGAAGCTGCTTTACTATCCTTTAATACAGCAATTCAACTCCAACCCGATCATATTTATGTTTGGTTTTATCGGGGTAATACTCTCAAAAGTTTAAACCGACTTGAAGAAGCATTAGACTCCTTTGAACAAGCGATTAGACTGCATCCAGAATATGCTGATGCTTGGAATAATCGCGGCAGTATCTTAGAGATTTTAGGACGAGTTGAAGAAGCCTTACAATCCTATGAACTGGCTCTGGAGTTAGAACCGAATGATGCCTATGTTTGGAATAATCGCGGAAACGTGTTATCGGATTTAGGGAGATTAGAAGAAGCATTAGACTGTTATCAACAAGCCATTGAATTAGAACCCAACTATTTTAATGCGTTGTATAATCGAGGATTTTCTCTACTCAATTTAGGGAGATTAGAAGCAGCCTTAATTTCTTTTAATCAAGCTCTGGAATTGCAACCTAATGATGCAGATGTCTGGTATAATCTGGGTCTAACTTTGCAAGAGTTAGGGCAAACTGAAGAAGCCGTTGCAGCCTTTGAAAAAGCAAAAGAACTGCAACCCGATGAAGATGAAAGTTAACCCAATACAATAGGGTGCGTGATCCTTCGCTTCGCTCCCCACAGCGCACGCACCCTATTCGTAATATGAAGTCCTTAAATATTATTTGCTACAAATAATTGTCAGATGGCTAATCACTCTTCTTTATCCTTTTCCATTCCTGTAAGGATCGTGGCTGTTGTTGCGATCGCCTTTTCCCTCATTAGTTGTAGCAGTAAATCTGCCGAATGTACAAAACTGATTAGTGCAATTGGTGAAGGTCAAACCTTAGTGGTTAATCTCACTCCTCAAGGGGATGCAATCACAACCCAAAAACTCTCACAACAATTAAATCAAATTTCTCAGGACATTGAAACCTTAAAAGTTCAAGATAAACCCTTACAAACTGTTCAAAAAAATGCTACCCAACAATTTAGAGACCTATCCAACAGCCTCAAACAATTGGGTGAAACCTTAACGACTGCGGAAAAAGTCTCTATTACCCCAGAGGGAAAGCAACAACTCTTACAAGCGCGAAAAAATGCCCAAGAAATCGGAGAAAAAGCCAAACAAACCGCCTCTCAAAATGAAGCTTTATTTAAAGAGTTAGTGAATTATTGCCCGAAGAAAGAAACCTGAACAGGGGTATTGACTATTGGCTTTTATTGAGTACCAAGTGCAAAGTCAGAAGGTAATGATTTCCCCTACTTTTCCCCCTGTCCCGAATATTCAAGAATATTCAAGGTAATAAACTCTTAAGTCCCCATCCGGCAACTACCCCAATGAAAAAAGCCCAGAGTTGACCTGTTTTCAAGATATGGTTCCAAGTTCTGACAAAATCAGCAACAATATCCACATCCACTTGTTGAGCTAAAATTGGGGCTTGAGTCATGAGGTCTAAACTGTGATAAAAACTATTAACTCCATCAATAGGATTCAGTATTAGAACCGTGATCATCAAGATTACCTCCGTTGTTGGGTTGAACTTGCAACACCACAAGGGTCATATCATCCCCATTTCGATTTCCTGAACCAATAAATTGTTGAACTTGTTCAAACAAATATTCCAGAATCAATTGGGGATTTCTACAATTTTGACACGCCCACTGAAAGGCTTTACTCAGATTTTCCTCATCAAAGCGATCGCCCCGTTGATTCATAGCATCGGTAAATCCATCCGTATAATAAATCACGGTATCCCCAGGAGAAAGCTGGATTTGAGCTTCATAATAGCAACTATCCGCATCTAAACCAATCAACATTCCCAAAGTATCTAACCGTCGAATCGTATTCGTTGCTACTTGCCATAATAACGGGGGATGGTGAGCAGCATTGCTATAGGACAACATTCGAGTTGCCGGATCATATTCTGAATAAAATAACGTCACAAAGCGGTTAGAATTCTC
This DNA window, taken from Planktothrix sp. FACHB-1365, encodes the following:
- a CDS encoding tetratricopeptide repeat protein translates to MLRRIIQFFKRLIQRLFGKQPSPPSPTSEALPTRTDTEYEALFLQLLDTVQQGASRGQVKGWLIGNKVQEGELVAWLQRFGTRLLQTPSQHEELARRMLLLASLEIGEIGDVSGRIGTSILEQIAPQTESKASDIREAYPIIDAEFAGDGVTVPSAAQPSENVGVYPIIDAEFLEDGVTVSTEEEPQIIEEPPVNYQPEIPLEETPIIEETPVNYQSEIPLEETPIIEETPVNYQSEILPEENPIIEEPPVNYQSEIFLEEPQIIQEPSVNYQSEIPLEEPQIIQETPSEVETWFEQGIQQDEAGDFEAALLSFNTAIQLQPDHIYVWFYRGNTLKSLNRLEEALDSFEQAIRLHPEYADAWNNRGSILEILGRVEEALQSYELALELEPNDAYVWNNRGNVLSDLGRLEEALDCYQQAIELEPNYFNALYNRGFSLLNLGRLEAALISFNQALELQPNDADVWYNLGLTLQELGQTEEAVAAFEKAKELQPDEDES